From the genome of Salvelinus fontinalis isolate EN_2023a chromosome 20, ASM2944872v1, whole genome shotgun sequence, one region includes:
- the LOC129817467 gene encoding clusterin-like: MMKVFGSIVGLALLLVSAQCLLPPSKDDLSQISLLGMKYLDKQIENAISGVKEMKTVMERSGEDHEKFLSALEKTTRQKEDALKAAQEMETKLSEEQEVCNGTMQSLWEECKPCLKNTCIKYYSRTCSSGAGLVGRQLEEVLNRTSPFSIWINGENMDVLEREDQEQSWRFQNLEERYSNVADGVDSIFIDSMRVFDHMRSLNPPMFPSPYRMPSIWGQGERANERAERAKAGEVHSRVVRSPLKDPDFHGFHNMFAPMMDMAWNIFGSMGPFMEADANFDINPSEEGSVNEDVVVTKPSGMTCREIRRNSAGCIKLRGECEKCVAIQDIDCSGKKPLTGPLKEELEQALAMAEKFTQEYNKQLRRFEEQMSNTSSLLDLFSKQFGWVSALANNTDTKDEIFKIETVMSKDTEDPEKPGDTNVSVQLFNTPAMTFSVPGDITWNNPKFSEVVAQEALDRYKQTTVVVK; the protein is encoded by the exons ATGATGAAAGTCTTTGGGTCAATAGTGGGCCTTGCCCTACTCCTTGTCTCTGCTCAGTGTCTGCTGCCTCCATCCAAGGACGATCTAAGCC AGATTTCCCTCCTTGGAATGAAGTACCTGGACAAGCAGATAGAAAATGCTATCAGTGGGGTGAAGGAGATGAAGACAGTGATGGAGAGGTCTGGAGAGGACCATGAGAAGTTCCTGAGTGCCCTGGAGAAAACTACAAGGCAAAAAGAG GATGCTCTGAAGGCAGCTCAGGAGATGGAGACGAAGCTGAGTGAGGAGCAGGAGGTGTGTAATGGCACCATGCAGTCTCTGTGGGAGGAGTGCAAACCCTGCCTGAAGAACACCTGTATCAAGTACTACTCCAGGACCTGCAGCAGTGGAGCTGGACTAGTTGGCAGACAG CTGGAAGAGGTTCTGAACAGGACCTCTCCATTCTCCATCTGGATCAATGGGGAGAACATGGATGTTCTGGAGCGAGAGGACCAGGAGCAGAGCTGGAGGTTCCAGAACCTGGAGGAGCGCTACTCCAACGTGGCCGATGGGGTGGACAGCATCTTCATTGACAGCATGAGGGTGTTTGACCACATGCGCTCCCTCAACCCTCCCATGTTCCCCAGCCCCTACCGCATGCCCAGCATCTGGGGTCAGGGTGAGAGGGCcaatgagagagcagagagggcaaAGGCGGGCGAGGTGCATTCCCGTGTGGTCAGGTCCCCTCTGAAGGACCCAGACTTCCATGGGTTCCACAACATGTTCGCTCCCATGATGGACATGGCCTGGAATATCTTTGGCTCCATGGGGCCTTTCATGGAAGCAGATGCTAACTTTGACATCAACCCCTCAGAGG AGGGGAGTGTGAATGAGGATGTTGTTGTGACAAAGCCTTCCGGTatgacctgcagagagatacGTCGCAATTCTGCTGGCTGCATTAAACTGCGAGGAGAGTGTGAAAAATGTGTAGCGATCCAGGATATTG ACTGCTCTGGGAAGAAGCCTCTGACTGGTCCTCTGAAGGAGGAGCTGGAGCAGGCCCTGGCCATGGCTGAGAAGTTCACCCAGGAGTACAACAAGCAGCTGAGGAGGTTTGAGGAGCAGATGTCTAACACATCCAGCCTGCTAGACCTGTTCAGCAAGCAGTTTGGCTGGGTGTCTGCCCTGGCCAACAATACCGACACCAAGGATGAAATCTTCAAGATCGAAACA GTCATGTCCAAGGACACGGAGGACCCTGAGAAACCAGGGGACACCAACGTGTCTGTGCAGCTGTTTAACACCCCCGCCATGACCTTCAGTGTGCCTGGAGACATTACCTGGAACAACCCGAAGTTCTCAGAGGTGGTGGCACAGGAGGCCCTTGACCGCTACAAACAGACAACAGT AGTGGTGAAGTAG